GAAAATTACGTGAGAACGCGCTTCACAATCTGCCTAATGACTTTTATTCCTATAGAAAAAATATAAACTACAACAACGGACATCTAAATTACTTAAGGCCCTATTATGATTTTATGAAATCTCACTTCGGTAATATTTCGTATATGACCTGTGCTGAAAAATGCGGTATAAAAGGAAAGGCTGTGGGCAATCAGTTGCATTTCAACGAGCATAAACTTCATGTGATAGATAGCTTAGTGCAAGAAAGGGAATTAAGGGACAATCTATTTAGAAATGTCGCCTTCAATTATTTGTTGAAGGAACACAATCAGCCAAAAAATAATGAAATATTTATCCAAAAATTTCAAAAAGTCTCTGGAAACAACGTTCATATAAAGGAGATCGAAACGCTCTATAATGGTATTAGAAAAATTCAACCTACGGAAGAGGTTCCGAATATCGATGTCATTGGTTTTGATGGAGAAAGAATATCTCTTAGGGAAGTAGCCAAAAATAAAAAGGTAGTATTTTACTTTTGGTCATCTGCTGATAAAAACCATTATGAAAACATTTTTAAAAGAGTTACTGAATTATATAGTGCTGATGCAAGTTTAGAGTTTATTGGGATTAGCATGAAAACAGATGAAAAGAATTGGAAAGGAATTATTCAAAATCATGGATTGAATCCTTCTAAACAATATCGTGCTGAAAACTTTAAGAAATTGACGGAAACATTTATAATAGATAAAATGAATAAGTGCATAATAACGGAAGACGGTATAATCGTGGATGCATTTTCTAACATTTATAGCACCCTATAATCCATTATTTTATACTTGTTACATTCCACTGTGTTTAAGAAGTAACTTCTCATAAACCTTATCTGGTAAAATTCTCTTAAGTACTATCGAAAAGCGCTGAAGGAAGGATCCTACTTTATAATGCACTTTAGGGTTTTTGGTATGGATTATTTGCAATATCTTCTTAGCCACTTCTAAAGGATTACCGCCATTATCCACATCCTCGTCTATAGCGGAGAGCGTCCTCTTATAAACCTCCCTATATGGAGAGTTCGCCTGCACAGGTGAATGATAACGGCCTGAAGCAATATTGGTGGAAAAGTCACCCGGTGCGAGACATGTAAAATGAATCCCAAACGCTTTCGTCTCTAGTCTAAAACTCTCTGTTATAATTTCTAAAGCTCCTTTTGTAGCACAGTAAATACCTCTAAAAGGCAGTCCCATATATCCTGCTATGGAAGTTATGTTTATAATAAGACCATGGTTTTGCAAGCGCATTTGTGGCAATACTGCTTTGACTACATTGAGCGGTCCATTGAAATTAGTGTCAAATGCCTTCAGAATCTCAGTTTGGGGTGTTTCCTCCAACGGTCCGGTTATGCCTATGCCTGCGTTATTTACTACGACATCCAATCTACCTTCCTTTTCAATTAAAATGTCCACAGCAGCTTGTATGCTTTCCGGATTACGTACATCCATAGATAACAATTGAAAATGGGAAAAATCGTGATACTTTGCAAGGTTACGTGTGGTACCATATACCGTAAAGCCTTTGGATGTCAAAAACACACCTATGGCCTTTCCTATACCCGAGGAGCCGCCCGTTATCAATATAATTTCACGTTTCATCTAGTGTGCAAATTAACAAATAAAATAGGGATGAAGAACACCAGGTAACCGTAAAAAAACTTGATGAAAACCTAGTTAGAATTACCGTCTCCAGAATTTTGGGCACAAAAAAAGGCAAGCTACCTACATCGCACCGCTACAACCGTATACCCTTGCTGCGTTCCCGCCCTGGGGGATTCTACAGGAGCTGGTCGTGTAGGACTTGCCCGGCACAAATATACAATCTTTTAAATCTTTGCCAATCCTTTTTACTTTCTAAATTTTATGATTTAACTTGCCTATGCAACACATAAGACATTCAAGGAAACAATAGCCTAGTCATATAAAATACCCAATTGATAATTACTTGTTAATGAATAGTTTCAAGCAACTTAATTTAATATTCATCCTCTTTTTTTTAGTTTCCTGCGGAAGTGGTAATCAAAAAGCATCCTCACTTTTCGCAATAGATTTGGAAGGTAATCCAAGAAGTATCAACCAAAATGACATATTAGGGGTAGCCATTAAAAATTTGAAAGACAAGAAAATTGAAAAGGTCACCTATAGTATAGATGGTACTGAACTTGCATTGCGGGGAAACAAATTAAACTTCGCTATTTCCAAACTCGGAAATAGGATTTTGAAAGCAACAATCGTTTATGAAAATGATACGGTAGAAGTAACCAAAAAACTAAAGGTACTGGCAAAAGAAGCACCCGAGATTTATACCTATACCATTCTGAATGAATACCCCCATGATAATAATGCCTATACTCAAGGCTTGGAGTTTTATAAAGACACCTTATACGAAAGTACGGGACAAAAAGGAAGGTCCTTTTTAAGGAAATTAGATTACCAGACCGGAAAGGTTTGGGCCCAAGTAGATTTGGACAAGGCTTATTTTGGGGAGGGGATTACCATTCTAAACGATAAAATTTATCAATTGACTTGGCAAAGTGGTATTGGTTTTATTTACGATCAAAAAAATATGGCCAAGTTGGATAATTTCCAATACGGAAAAAGTAGAGAAGGTTGGGGATTGACCAATGATGGTGAAAAAATTTATAAAAGCGATGGAACTGAGAAAATTTGGATTTTGGACCCAGAGACGCTTATCGAAGAAAGTTATATTGAAACGGTTACAAATTCCTCTATTTTCAATAAGGCCAACGAGCTGGAATATGTTGATGGGAAGATTTATGCCAATGTCTATCAAAAACCCAGTGTTATGATAATTGACAGCAAATCCGGTGCTATTGAGGGCGTGGTTAACTTTAGCGGCCTGAGCGACAGGATCACCAAAGGCGCAGATTGGGATGCTAATAATGTCCTAAATGGCATTGCATACCATCCCGAAAGAAAAACTTTTTTTGTAACCGGAAAGGAATGGGATAAACTGTTCGAAGTAACCATACAAAAAAAATAATGTCCAGCCATTCAAAGGAAATTCTAGTATCGGAAAATGATTTGGACGATCTTGAACATGTGAATAATGTACGCTACGTTCAATGGATTCAGGATATTTCAAAAGAACATTGGCAAAAAGTTGCTCCCCCGGAAGTTCAAGAAGAAGTGGTCTGGGTTGTAATGTCGCATTACATCGAATATAAATCTTCGGCACTCAAAGGTGAGACAATACTTGTAAAAACCCATATCAAAGAAAGCAAAGGGGCTAGGTCAACAAGAATAGTAGAGATGTTTCACAGCATAACAAATAAGCTCATCTTACGTTCAACTACAGAGTGGTGCCTAGTAAATAAATACAGTCAAAAACCAATACGGATATCGGAGGAAATTACGATTTTGTTTTCCTGAACAAGTCCAAATCTAAAGAGAATTAAGGTGTTAAATAAGGCTATAGTTCTGGTTTTTCTGGCGGGATTTCTCATTTTGAGCATGTCTTGCCGCAAGGATTTTGACTATAGCTCCAGCCAAGGCGATTTAACCTTTTCTAAGGATACCGTATATCTGGATACCATTTTTAGCAACATAGGCAGTAGTACTTATTCTTTAACAGTGTATAACCGTTCCAAAGAGGACGTAATTATTCCTTCCATTCGTTTAGAGAAAGGAAATAAAAGCAACTACCGATTAAATGTTGATGGTTCAGCAGGCAAATCCTTTACCAATGTGCCCCTCTTTGCTCGGGATAGTCTATACATATATATAGAAATCACTATTGATATTGAGAATAACTCCGAAAATTCACTTTTATATACGGATGTCATTCAGTTTGACAGTGGAAGTAATCAACAGAACATTCCATTAGTAACCCTAGTAAAGGACGCAACTTTTCTTTATCCGGGAACCAATACCGATGGCACCAAAGAAACGATTACCCTAAGCACGGATGCGAACGGAAACGAGATTAAGGTGCAAGGCTTTGTCCTTGATGACGATCACCTCAATTTTTTAAATGACAAACCCTACGTTATATATGGCTATGCCGTGGTGCCAGAAGGTAAAGTGTTGGTAATAAATGCAGGGGTACGGGTTCACTTTCACCAAAACTCTGGAATCCTAATCCAAGACGGTGGTGTAATCAGCATAAACGGGGTGCTAAGTGAAGATGAAGAACTTTTGAATGGTGAGGTAATCTTTGAGGGAGACCGCTTAGAACCTCAATTTTCCGATATACCTGGACAGTGGGGTTCATTATGGATTGCCAAAGGAAGCCAAGGAAACACCATAAACCATTTGACTTTGAGAAATGCAAATATTGGTCTATTCGTAGAGGGTGATGATGTGCTTGATTCGCCCACCCTATATATTAAGAATAGCCAATTCTACAATAGTGCTACATATAACCTATTTGCAAATGGTGCTTCCATTGCGGCCGAAAACGTAGTTATTGGAAGTGCTGGGATATCTTCGCTACACTGCCAATTGGGTGGAAATTATACCTTTGTTCATAGTACGATTGCTAATTATTGGAACAAAGGTTTTAGAAATACGTCCACCATAGTAATTTCTAATTATAATCTTTTAAATCCGAATGAAGCCAGTGACTTAATAAAGGCAGATTTTAAAAATTGTATTATTGACGGAATAAACGATTTTGAACTTTCCCTACTTACAGATAATCAAAATGCATTTGAGTTCAACTTCATGAATTGTTTTCTCAAATTCTCAAGCACAGAAGGACAGCTTACCAATCCATTATTTGATTTTGAATCCAGTAACAACTACAGCAATCTAATTTTAAATGGTCAAACGGACTTTTTCAATCCTTATTTAGATGATTTCAGGATTGGTCTTGATTCTGACGTTGTAAATGCAGGTGATAGCAATGTGGCCTCCACCCTACCCTTGGACATTTTGGGGAAAGAAAGGAGCTCGAATGCCGATTTAGGAGCTTATCAAGCAGCATCCAAAGAATAATGTCATCAAATTATTAAATAGATTGAAAGATTTTTCTTTCAAATAGTCTGATTTACTGCATTTTATAACAAAAACCTCCATTTTTCTAAGGATTTCCTAGCTTAAGTTTTTAATACCTATTTGTAACTTGCTGTGGAACACTATTATTTTGGAATATTCTTACACCATCATTGACTCGGATGCTGTTTCCAATTTGCAATTGCGTGCATTTTTGGAAGAGTATGGCGACTTTGAGTGCGTTAGCCTCACAAAGTCCGCGTCGGATGGTATCAATACGATTCTAAAGTATTCTCCTGATATAGTTTTCATAAATCTTAACGAACATGCCGCCAGTCTTTTTCAAATGGTCATGGAGTTGCACCAGTATGTGAATCAACTTCCCATTATCATTGGTATTTCAAAATCAAAAGAGCACGCCTACGAAGCCATCAAGAATAACTTCTTTGATTATTGGCTACAGCCTTATAACGAGTTTGACATTCGCAAGTCCCTCTTAAAACTAAAACGTAAAGCGCCTAAAGAAAAAGCACCGGAGACTATCTGCCTTCAATCTTACAAAGATTTCCATTACTTAAACACAAGGGATATTCTATATCTAAAAGCGGATAATAACACCACAGAATTTATAATGAAAGACGGTACGGTCACCAATGCCTACAAGACTTTAAAAACGTTCGAGACCCGACTTCCTAAAAACTTTATTAGAATCCACCAGAGCTATATCGTCAATACGGATTACGTTTCTCGGATAAACTTTGGTAAATCCATTTGTGCCTTAAAAGATGCGCAAGAAACACTTCCCTTTTCAAAATCGTACCGTGAGAATATGGACAATTTAAAAAAAATCCTCTCCAAGAGCACTGTTTCCAGCCTAAATTAACAGATTCTCGCAGAAACCACTCATTTACTCATACATTTAAGTAATTCACTAAGTGTGAGCGCAATTACTTCCTACACCTGCAAAAGCTTATTACTTTGGTAGAGTAATAAAGAATTCCTCTAACTAAAAATAAATAAATTATGAAAAAAGCAGTAAGTATTTTCGCAGTAGCATTGATGACTTTAGGTCTAACCACTTTTGTAGTTGAAAACAGTGCAAACGAGTTTGATTTTATGCAAGATTTGAGCAGCATGCTCGCATGTGATGATTGTGATCAAAAGTCTGAGGATAGAGAAGAGAAAGACACGTTAAGTTAAACATCCATAATAATTATTTTATAGATAGCCTTGAACCTTTGGTTCAAGGCTTTTTTTATATCTTGTGATTAATGCTTGACCAAACCACCATGATTGGAATAACAACTTTTCAAAAAGGAATTATACTATTAGTCCTATTATTTTCTTTGCAAAGTAACGGGCAATACAAGGTGGACCGTTTTGAACTACTACTGGAAAAAAGTAAAGAACAATCTCTCTCTAAAAGCGAACGGCTAGATGCTCTTAAAGAAGCATCGCTAATAGCACAAGATGAAGTCCAAGATTCCTTGAAATTGAGATTTTTATCAAAATTATCCCTTGCTACCCTAAAAAGGGGAGATTCAATCCTATTCCGTCAGACCAACAACAAAACCCTTGAACTTGCCAAAAAAAATGGAGATTCAATCATTTTAGCAGAGGCCTATTGGGATTTAGCTACCTTTTTTAATAAGTCTAGTATTAAAGATAGTGCCTATTATAGTTATTCCGAAGCCCAAAAAATTTTTGAAGCTAAAAAAGATTTATTCTCCTCAGGTAGGATGTTCTATAACATGGGACAGCACCAAAGTGATGTGCGAGATTATATTGGCAGTGAAACGGCTTATATAGCGGCTATAGAACGACTCAAACCACTGAATAAATACAAACAATTGTATAAAAGTTATGATGGGTTGGGCATCGTGGCCAATGCCTTGGGTGAACAGGAAAGAGCTTTAAAATATTATAAAGAGGCACGTTTTTATCTCGAAAAAATGGGGAAGCCCAAACTGTTGATTACCAGCAATACTAATAATGTCGGAATCGTCAACAGGGACAACGGCAATTACCAAGAAGCGATTGAGAAGTTTAAAGAAGTGCTTTCTACCGATAGTCTTAAGCAAAAAGATGCCATACTTTATGCCAAGGCCCTGAACAATTTAGCACTTTGCAAAATAAGGGTGAATGATACCTCAGGAGTATTACAGCTTATCAATAACTCTATAAAACTTAAAGATAGTATTGGCAATATAAGCAGTTTGGCCAGTTCTTATTTTACCCTAGCGGAATATCGATTAATGCAAAGCGATACCATTAATAGCATCTCCAATGCGAAAAAAGCGGTCGCATTATCCAAAGAAAGCAGTAACAATGATCGTCTCTTAGAAACCTTGGCCTTTTTAGCTCAAATAGATGCAAAAAAAGCTTCCAGCTATGCACAGCACTATATAAGACTTAACGACAGTTTACAACAGGAAGAGCGACAGGCAAGAAATAAATTTGCACGAATCCGTTTTGAAACAGATGAATTCATTGCAGAAAACGAGGTGTTGGCGGAACAAAAAGAATTGTTGTCCAAAGAAAAAAGAATGTGGACGGGCATTGCCGTCGGGTTTTTCCTATTAGGTTTATCGGTATATGTGATCATAAACCAACGCGTCAAAAATCAAAAATTAGTTTTCCAGCAGCAACAGCAGGCCAACAACCAAGAAATATTCAATTTAATGCTGGCCCAAAAGCAAAAGGTAGATGAGGTTAAGCGGATGGAACAGAAGCGAATCTCAGAAGAACTACACGACGGTGTTCTAGGAAAAATGCTGGGAGCCCGCATGGTCCTGACAGGGCTCAACAAAAAATCCGATGCCGATGCTATAAAAGAGCGTTCCGAGGCTATAAACGCCCTAAAGAATGTAGAAAACGAAGTCCGTTCCATCTCTCACGAACTCAGTCATACGGCTTATCAAAAGTTAAGCAATTTTGTAAGTTCCATTGAAACGTTACTCACCACTGCAAAAGAAAATGTAGATTTAAATACCAGTTTTAGCTACGAAGAGGACGAGGATTGGGATAGCCTAAAGGGAGATATCAAAATTAACGTTTATCGAATCATTCAAGAAACGCTTCAAAATTCGATCAAACATTCAAATTGTGAAAATTTCTTTATTAATTTTGAGCGTGACGAAGATTTTTTTAATTTAATAATACGGGATGACGGAAAAGGATTTAAATCCAATAAGGAAAAGAAAGGTATAGGCATACGGAACATAACTTCCAGAGTATCAAAATTAAATGGTACATGGACTTTGGATACAGCACCCGGAAAAGGAACTCTGATTTCAATTAAAATACCTATTACCAGTAATCCCTCCGTAGAAGAAAGTAATAAAGGACATTTAGAAAGCGTTTAAAAGAGTACATAAATATTAGTTGATGAAGACGGTTAGGATTTTGGCGGTAGATGATCATGAAATGACCACGTTGGGGTACAAATATATTTTGGAAGATCAGGAATTTAGCGATATAACTGTTAAAGTAGATATTGCCAAGAGTTTTGATCAGGGTAAAGAGAAAATTGAATTTTCTGCCAAATCGCTGCGCTATGATATTATACTTTTAGATATTCAATTATTTCCATCCGAATCTAAGGACCCAAGAAGCGGTGTAGATTTAGGATTACTGGCTAGAGAAGTCGTTCCTAAATCCAAAATTGTATTCATGTCCTCTTTTAGTGATAACTACCGAATCAACAATATTTTTCAGACTGTTGACCCGGAAGGTTACATGGTTAAATCCGAGATTGATGAATTGTCCTTAAAGGCCATGGTAGAAACCGTTGTAAGGCAACCTCCCTACTACACCGCAGGAGCGCTGGCGGCAATTAGACGAAGAATGTCCAATGATATCATACTCGATAAACAAGACGAAAAAATATTATATCACCTCTATAAAGGAATTAATACCAGAGACATAGCTCCATTAATAGCATCTACCAATACCACAGTTGAGACACGTAAAAGACAATTAAAATCAATCTTCGGTGTTAAGAATGGTAATGATATGGCCCTGATTGAACAGGCCAAAAAGAGAGGTTTTTTGTAGTAGTTTTCTTAATAATATATTATTTATTATAAATAATTGATTATCAATAAGTTATGATTTTTATTGATATTTTATAATAATATCCTCCGAATTTCTAAGGTTTTCCTAGGCTCACAAATTAGAGTATAAAGTTATCTTTAATCGTTAAATGATAAAATTTATTCATTTATGCGATTAGATTTAGGCGGTTACAAGCTTACAGATTTAACCAAATTGGATTCGTCATCAGGAATTCTGGGACTGGATGAATTTCTAAAATCTCTCGAACGGGATTACTATTCTAATATACATATAAGAAAATACAGTTCAGTTGAAAACTCAACGAATATGGCCTTGGATATAATTTGTCCCGTAAGCCTTTTGGAGATTTTAGGGCATTACAATAAAGGCAGATGGGGCCAAGATTCTAAAGGAAATTCTGTGCTTCAAGAAAGTTTCAAAACTTTATGTCAACAAAATTCATCCAATAGCTTTGATATTGAAGAGTTAACCCTATTCTTTAAAGATACCAGCATTGTTGTAAAGCGGCTTTACGATCGCAGTATTCCGGAGCAATTGGATAATATAATTACTGAGATTGCAAGGCACTACGTATTTTTTACAAAAGGCTTAACGGAAAGACCTTACGAGATTTTTGTTCCAGTTTTTGAAGATACGTTACATAGTGAATCGCATAAAAAACCAATCACACAACTATCCCCTCAAACATACTTTGAATATTGGGGTGTTTATTTGGATTCAGAGGATGAGGCATTGATTTATGACCTCCGGAAAAATTCTTTCATTCCGGCCGATCTTGATTTGTATATGTTGGAAGACTAGGCTTTTACCAACATAGGATTAAAAATAGGTCTACCTCCCATCATTTTATTCACGGTTGTCTTCACTTCGGAAATAATAGCACTATCCTCTGGATGAAGCAAAACCTTATCCACCAGTGAAACGATTGTTTCCATATCACTTTCTACGAGGCCTCTCGTGGTAATGGCAGCGGTGCCAAATCGTATTCCAGAGGTTACAAAAGGTGATTTGTCATCAAAGGGCACCATATTTTTATTAGCGGTAATATCTGCCAAAACCAATACTTTTTCGGCATCCTTCCCAGAAATATTCTTGTTTCTAAGATCAATTAACATCATATGATTATCCGTGCCACCAGAAATTATCTTATAATCCCGAGCTACAAAAGCTTCAGCCATGGCATACGCATTTTTCTTTACTTGATGCATGTATTGGCCAAACTCTTCCGTAAGTGCTTCACCAAAGGCTATCGCCTTGGCGGCTATGATGTGCTCTAGGGGACCCCCTTGATTTCCTGGGAAAACCGCTAAATCTAACAAGGCGGACATTTTTCTCAAATTTCCGTTTTTCAACTTGATACCAAACGGGTTATCAAAATCCTTACCCATTAGTATAAGTCCTCCCCTTGGACCACGCAAGGTTTTATGCGTAGTGGTGGTTACGATATGGCAATGAGGAATAGGATCGTTTAAAAGCCCTTTAGCGATGAGACCAGAAGGATGCGAAATATCCGCAAGTAACAGTGCTCCTACACTATCAGCTATAGCTCTAAATTTCTTAAAGTCCATATCCCGTGAATAGGCGGAAGCTCCAGCAATAAGAAGCTTCGGTTTTTCCTTAGTTGCTATTTCTTGTATTTTATCATAATCAAGTCTACCGGTATTTTCGTCAACTCCATAGAACACAGGATTATATAATCTACCCGAAAAATTGACGGGAGACCCATGGGTTAAGTGACCTCCATGTGCCAAATCAAAACCGAGTATAGTATCCCCAGGCTGTAGACAGGCATGGTAGACCGATGCATTGGCCTGAGAACCCGAATGTGGTTGCACATTGGCATACTCAGCGCCAAATAACTCTTTAGCCCTATCAATTGCTAGTTGCTCAATTTTATCCACAACCTCGCAACCCCCATAATATCTCTTTCCAGGATATCCTTCTGCATATTTATTGGTCAAAACGGAACCGGCAGCCTCCATAACTTGTGGACTAGTGAAATTCTCCGACGCAATTAATTCGATTCCATTTATTTGCCGTTGCCTTTCTTCTTCAATTAGTTCAAAAACCCTAGAATCCCTTTCCATTTTGTATTGTATTTTATATAAGTTGTAAAAATACGAATAGCCTTCAATTCCAACTAAAAAAATTTTAATGTGGGGTAACTTTTTATCAAAGAAAAGTTAACAAATACTTCATTTAAACAGCGGTAATACTAAATCCAAAATAATTTTTGATAATCGTTTCGCAACCGATTTACACTATTCTTGAACCTTTAACGTTATCATCAAAACAATTTATGGCACGGCAATTGAAAAGTATACCTACAAACCATAAAAATCAAATCATGAGAAAATTTCTTCTTTATAGTGTATTAATCGTCTTATGCTCTTGTAGTGGAGTTAAGAAGACACAGGAAGCCCTAAATTCAGGTAATTACGAAGCGGCCATTAATAAGGCCATTATAAACATTGCCGAAAACAAGAACAAAAAAAGTAATCAGCCTTATATCGCATTGTTGGAAGAAGGATTCAAGAAAAATACAGAACGAGAGCTTCAGCAAATAAAATTTCTCAAAAAAGATGGCAATCCAGCGAACTACGAAGAAATATTTGAAGCCTACAGCAGATTAAAGTCCATTCAGCAAAGAATAAGACCTTTATTGCCACTACAAATTGTAGAGGAAGGTAGAAACGCTAGGTTCAATTTTAACAACTATGATGATGCTATCTTAAGCTCAAAAACAAAATTATCTGATTACTTGTACAGCAGGGCAGTAACCTTACTGAATCAAGCCATAAATAAGATGGACTACAGACAAGCATATAATGACTTAAAATATCTGGAGGACATAAATCCAAATTACAAGGATAGCAAACAACTTATGGAAGAGGCCTATCAACAAGGTTTGGACTATGTGGTTGTGGAAATGGTCAATAATACGGACAAGGTTATCCCAAAAAGATTAGAGGATGAGTTACTGAATCTTAATACTTACGGGCTTAACAATCTTTGGACGGAGTATCACACGAACAGAATGTCCAATTTGAACTATGATTACAAGATGCAAGTTTCTTTCCAAGACATTCTTATTTCTCCGGAACAAATAAGTGAAAAACAAATAAGCAAGGAAAGACAAATAAAGGATGGTTATAAATATGCCTTGGACAAGGAAGGTAACGTGGTTAGAGATAGTCTTGGAAATAGAATTAAGATTGATAACTTTAAAACTGTGAGGTGCGATTTCTATCAATTTACACAATTCAAAAGTGCTCAAGTAACCGGTGTTGTTAATTTCACGGACTTAAAGAAAAAGCAGCAAATTAATCAATACCCCTTGGCAAGTGAGTTCGTAT
This sequence is a window from Maribacter aestuarii. Protein-coding genes within it:
- a CDS encoding peroxiredoxin family protein yields the protein MDKYLSLIFLLLCISCSDSETNNNSVYFAGEIVNATNEYVVLYKGGKALDSTKLDGNNRFSFQLDSIEDGLYHFNHEPEYQYVYLEKGDSLQLRLNTVDFDESLIFSGTNEGVNNFLLELFLAQEEEEKDMYRTYYDLEPDDFKAQIETLKEEKLKTLDEVQSETGLSDRAYEIAKASIDYSYFRHMEIYPFEHKRKLRENALHNLPNDFYSYRKNINYNNGHLNYLRPYYDFMKSHFGNISYMTCAEKCGIKGKAVGNQLHFNEHKLHVIDSLVQERELRDNLFRNVAFNYLLKEHNQPKNNEIFIQKFQKVSGNNVHIKEIETLYNGIRKIQPTEEVPNIDVIGFDGERISLREVAKNKKVVFYFWSSADKNHYENIFKRVTELYSADASLEFIGISMKTDEKNWKGIIQNHGLNPSKQYRAENFKKLTETFIIDKMNKCIITEDGIIVDAFSNIYSTL
- a CDS encoding SDR family oxidoreductase; translated protein: MKREIILITGGSSGIGKAIGVFLTSKGFTVYGTTRNLAKYHDFSHFQLLSMDVRNPESIQAAVDILIEKEGRLDVVVNNAGIGITGPLEETPQTEILKAFDTNFNGPLNVVKAVLPQMRLQNHGLIINITSIAGYMGLPFRGIYCATKGALEIITESFRLETKAFGIHFTCLAPGDFSTNIASGRYHSPVQANSPYREVYKRTLSAIDEDVDNGGNPLEVAKKILQIIHTKNPKVHYKVGSFLQRFSIVLKRILPDKVYEKLLLKHSGM
- a CDS encoding glutaminyl-peptide cyclotransferase, yielding MNSFKQLNLIFILFFLVSCGSGNQKASSLFAIDLEGNPRSINQNDILGVAIKNLKDKKIEKVTYSIDGTELALRGNKLNFAISKLGNRILKATIVYENDTVEVTKKLKVLAKEAPEIYTYTILNEYPHDNNAYTQGLEFYKDTLYESTGQKGRSFLRKLDYQTGKVWAQVDLDKAYFGEGITILNDKIYQLTWQSGIGFIYDQKNMAKLDNFQYGKSREGWGLTNDGEKIYKSDGTEKIWILDPETLIEESYIETVTNSSIFNKANELEYVDGKIYANVYQKPSVMIIDSKSGAIEGVVNFSGLSDRITKGADWDANNVLNGIAYHPERKTFFVTGKEWDKLFEVTIQKK
- a CDS encoding acyl-CoA thioesterase, whose protein sequence is MSSHSKEILVSENDLDDLEHVNNVRYVQWIQDISKEHWQKVAPPEVQEEVVWVVMSHYIEYKSSALKGETILVKTHIKESKGARSTRIVEMFHSITNKLILRSTTEWCLVNKYSQKPIRISEEITILFS
- a CDS encoding LytR/AlgR family response regulator transcription factor, with amino-acid sequence MEYSYTIIDSDAVSNLQLRAFLEEYGDFECVSLTKSASDGINTILKYSPDIVFINLNEHAASLFQMVMELHQYVNQLPIIIGISKSKEHAYEAIKNNFFDYWLQPYNEFDIRKSLLKLKRKAPKEKAPETICLQSYKDFHYLNTRDILYLKADNNTTEFIMKDGTVTNAYKTLKTFETRLPKNFIRIHQSYIVNTDYVSRINFGKSICALKDAQETLPFSKSYRENMDNLKKILSKSTVSSLN
- a CDS encoding tetratricopeptide repeat-containing sensor histidine kinase, whose protein sequence is MIGITTFQKGIILLVLLFSLQSNGQYKVDRFELLLEKSKEQSLSKSERLDALKEASLIAQDEVQDSLKLRFLSKLSLATLKRGDSILFRQTNNKTLELAKKNGDSIILAEAYWDLATFFNKSSIKDSAYYSYSEAQKIFEAKKDLFSSGRMFYNMGQHQSDVRDYIGSETAYIAAIERLKPLNKYKQLYKSYDGLGIVANALGEQERALKYYKEARFYLEKMGKPKLLITSNTNNVGIVNRDNGNYQEAIEKFKEVLSTDSLKQKDAILYAKALNNLALCKIRVNDTSGVLQLINNSIKLKDSIGNISSLASSYFTLAEYRLMQSDTINSISNAKKAVALSKESSNNDRLLETLAFLAQIDAKKASSYAQHYIRLNDSLQQEERQARNKFARIRFETDEFIAENEVLAEQKELLSKEKRMWTGIAVGFFLLGLSVYVIINQRVKNQKLVFQQQQQANNQEIFNLMLAQKQKVDEVKRMEQKRISEELHDGVLGKMLGARMVLTGLNKKSDADAIKERSEAINALKNVENEVRSISHELSHTAYQKLSNFVSSIETLLTTAKENVDLNTSFSYEEDEDWDSLKGDIKINVYRIIQETLQNSIKHSNCENFFINFERDEDFFNLIIRDDGKGFKSNKEKKGIGIRNITSRVSKLNGTWTLDTAPGKGTLISIKIPITSNPSVEESNKGHLESV
- a CDS encoding histidine kinase, yielding MKTVRILAVDDHEMTTLGYKYILEDQEFSDITVKVDIAKSFDQGKEKIEFSAKSLRYDIILLDIQLFPSESKDPRSGVDLGLLAREVVPKSKIVFMSSFSDNYRINNIFQTVDPEGYMVKSEIDELSLKAMVETVVRQPPYYTAGALAAIRRRMSNDIILDKQDEKILYHLYKGINTRDIAPLIASTNTTVETRKRQLKSIFGVKNGNDMALIEQAKKRGFL
- the glyA gene encoding serine hydroxymethyltransferase, whose product is MERDSRVFELIEEERQRQINGIELIASENFTSPQVMEAAGSVLTNKYAEGYPGKRYYGGCEVVDKIEQLAIDRAKELFGAEYANVQPHSGSQANASVYHACLQPGDTILGFDLAHGGHLTHGSPVNFSGRLYNPVFYGVDENTGRLDYDKIQEIATKEKPKLLIAGASAYSRDMDFKKFRAIADSVGALLLADISHPSGLIAKGLLNDPIPHCHIVTTTTHKTLRGPRGGLILMGKDFDNPFGIKLKNGNLRKMSALLDLAVFPGNQGGPLEHIIAAKAIAFGEALTEEFGQYMHQVKKNAYAMAEAFVARDYKIISGGTDNHMMLIDLRNKNISGKDAEKVLVLADITANKNMVPFDDKSPFVTSGIRFGTAAITTRGLVESDMETIVSLVDKVLLHPEDSAIISEVKTTVNKMMGGRPIFNPMLVKA